From a region of the Sinorhizobium sp. B11 genome:
- a CDS encoding response regulator: MSAGFEKADTSSVSDALPPEADLQAVLFDAVCDSLSAAFVIYDRNDLLLFASRQVLEFFPVSEDVLRPGARLRDFLGAVYDTGIREQTLERQPGLLSREDWLSQRIASHWRERFESVERHGADRWVRFLKRRLPSGYGVTVISDISEVRKREEQWRYDLERVQLTEDILDHLPFPLFVKDRNLAYVAVNKAFCEKYQTTADEVLGRKSGDLFSPDIAKRFEESDRHVLETGEMSVSRQRQIARDGTERDIVSRKHRIGKPGRYFLVSTMQDLPRDGDDLDEFHRASEITTSSNQTYRRAYVPVPNASQRREPAAMEAIVPENFSGRKILVVTSDLAAETAALRTLAKYGFESCSVRGEDEEERFLEIASSSGISLDLLIIDNQMGLRCLELGEQYGIPTLVMDGFQIANELTFQIARHFNRNGRGGTEGDWEITTTEENVGLQVLVAEDNDINQIVFTQILEGLGYRHRIAATGEEVVRLWAEYRPQIVLMDISLPVFNGFEASRLIRQMEEGQGTRTPIIGVLTQAFERDRAECANAGMDDVIMKPVSPDILETVFQKHLMNEPIKAQI; this comes from the coding sequence ATGAGTGCCGGCTTCGAAAAGGCGGACACATCATCTGTGAGTGACGCACTGCCGCCTGAAGCTGATCTTCAGGCGGTGCTTTTCGATGCGGTTTGCGACAGTCTTTCTGCTGCATTCGTCATCTATGACCGAAACGATCTTCTTCTCTTTGCCAGCCGTCAGGTCCTGGAGTTCTTTCCAGTGTCGGAGGACGTGCTGCGCCCGGGCGCCCGCCTTCGTGATTTCCTGGGTGCGGTCTACGATACCGGCATTCGCGAGCAGACCCTCGAGCGGCAGCCGGGTTTGCTCAGCCGCGAGGACTGGTTATCCCAGCGCATCGCCTCCCATTGGCGCGAACGTTTTGAATCCGTCGAGCGCCACGGTGCCGACCGCTGGGTGCGCTTCCTCAAGCGCCGCCTGCCGAGCGGTTACGGCGTGACCGTTATTTCCGATATTTCCGAGGTGCGTAAGCGCGAGGAACAGTGGCGGTACGATCTTGAGCGCGTGCAGCTGACCGAGGACATTCTCGACCACCTGCCGTTCCCGCTCTTCGTCAAGGATCGCAACCTCGCCTATGTCGCCGTCAACAAGGCTTTCTGCGAAAAATACCAGACGACGGCCGACGAGGTTCTCGGCCGCAAGAGCGGTGATCTGTTTTCGCCTGACATTGCCAAGCGCTTCGAGGAAAGCGACCGCCACGTGCTGGAAACCGGCGAAATGTCGGTCTCCCGCCAGCGCCAGATCGCCCGCGACGGCACCGAGCGCGACATCGTCAGCCGCAAGCACAGGATCGGCAAGCCCGGACGTTATTTCCTCGTCTCGACCATGCAGGACCTGCCGCGCGACGGCGACGATCTCGACGAATTCCATCGGGCCTCCGAGATCACCACGTCCAGCAACCAGACCTACCGCCGTGCCTATGTGCCGGTGCCGAACGCATCGCAGCGCCGCGAGCCGGCAGCGATGGAGGCGATCGTTCCGGAAAATTTCTCCGGCCGAAAGATCCTCGTCGTCACGTCGGATCTCGCTGCCGAGACTGCCGCACTGCGCACGCTCGCCAAATACGGCTTCGAATCCTGCTCGGTCCGCGGCGAGGATGAGGAGGAGCGTTTCCTCGAGATTGCCAGCTCTTCGGGAATCTCGCTCGATCTTCTGATCATCGACAACCAGATGGGCTTGCGCTGTCTGGAGCTTGGTGAACAGTACGGCATTCCCACTCTCGTCATGGATGGCTTTCAGATCGCCAACGAACTGACCTTCCAGATTGCCCGCCACTTCAACCGCAACGGACGCGGCGGCACGGAGGGTGACTGGGAAATTACCACGACCGAAGAAAACGTAGGTCTTCAGGTTCTCGTCGCCGAGGATAACGACATCAACCAGATCGTCTTCACGCAGATCCTAGAAGGACTCGGTTACCGCCATCGGATCGCAGCGACCGGCGAAGAGGTCGTTCGTCTCTGGGCAGAATATCGGCCGCAGATCGTGCTGATGGATATTTCGCTTCCGGTCTTCAACGGGTTTGAAGCCTCGCGCCTCATTCGCCAGATGGAAGAGGGACAGGGCACGCGAACGCCGATTATTGGGGTGCTGACGCAAGCCTTCGAACGCGATCGTGCAGAATGCGCCAATGCCGGCATGGATGACGTCATCATGAAACCGGTAAGCCCTGACATCCTTGAAACGGTATTTCAGAAGCATCTGATGAACGAGCCAATCAAAGCTCAAATCTAA